CCATCGACGCGTCGGAGATCCCCTGGGTCAGCCTGGCCAGCACCAGCGCCCCTGAGAGGCGCAGAAACAACATCCAGAACGTCCTCAAGACCAACATGTCGATGCCACTGGCCGAGGTGGTCATCTGCAACACTTCCATGGAGTTGGAGCCCGACGCTCTGGCTCTGCTCCCCAACGCGCTGCCTCTCGGCCCGCTGGTGGCACCCACGTCGAGGCCGGCCGGGCACTTCTTGCCCGAAGACCTCGCCAGCCTCACCTGGCTCGACGCGCAGCCCGCCGGCTCCGTCGTCTACGTGGCCTTCGGGAGCTCCGGCTTCCTGGACGCGACGCAGTTCCAAGAGCTCGCCGACGGGCTCGCGCTCTCCGGCCGGCCGTTCCTGTGGGTGGTCCGCCCAAAGTTCACGACCGGACCCGGGCAGGATCGGTTCGACCTCAACGCGTTCAAGCGCCGCGTGGAGGGGCAGGGGCTGGTCGTGGGCTGGGCGCCGCAGCAGCGCGTGCTCTCGCACCCGGCCGTGGCCTGCTTCGTGTCGCACTGCGGGTGGAACTCGACCGTGGAGGGCGTGCTGCACGGCGTGTCGTTCCTGTGCTGGCCCTACTTCGCCGATCAGTTCTGCAACCAGAGCTATGTGTGCAACGTGTGGGGCACCGGCGCCAAGCTCCGGCGAGACGAGCGAGGGGTCGTCTCGAAGGAGGAGGTCCAGAGCAAGGTCGCGCGGCTGCTCGGAGACGGGGAGGTCAAGGCGAGGGCGGCGACGTGGAAGGAGGTCGCGTGTGGCAGCATTCGGGAGGGTGGGTCCTCGCATGGGAATTTGCTCAAGCTTGTCAGCTTGCTGAGACAACAATGATGGCACGGCCTACTTTGACAAAGGATCTCGCTGAGCGCGCGAGAGGCATTTTGACCGCGGCAGGCGGCACGCACGACGTCGGCCGGCCGGCCACcgcaaaaaataaataaaagcaTTCGGTTGACACTCGAGAAGTGCATCTACGAACCCAGATACATATGAATCTACTTCAGAAAAACATATATCTAAATGCCAAAAAATCCGAAAAAGGTTGCATGGATACGTCttctcgcaaaaaaaaaagaacGTTTCATGAAAAAATAACTTTTTCTGtgcaaaaaaagacaaaaaatTGTGTCGTAAAACACTATTTAGACGCActgaaatttgtcttttttgcagaGACAAAACGAGAagacatttttttcaaataacttaTGCTGCGCACACACACCTGCGAACATGTATGTGTGAATTTTCCTTTTGAATTTTTTGACATTTTAAATCATGTTTAAAATGCATATTTTGACATCAAAATTCAATTTTTAATTCACAAATAAAGTCTTAATACATCATGTATATATAATTATAATACAAATAATAATTACTCCCTTCAttcctttatataaggtgtatAATTTATTAGCACACTGACCAAGGCACATAATTCTACACAGGATAGAACAAAATTAACCTTGGCTAAATCATTGATTAGTGGCAAGTAAATCATTTAGGCTAGGAAAGTAAGAGATACACACAATTAGGAAAGAGTCActttcctttttttctttatATTTACAAGGAGAAATCCATGCAgatatttttctttttttaaagGGCTAGAAACGGAATTTTGAGGAATTGAAAGAAATGCATCTTACATTGTGGAATTTTGTAAAAAAacaaatacaccttatataaaggaatggagggagtataagatACATGCACTCAATCTTAAACAACTACttcctccggtcctttttactctgcatattaggtttgtccgaagtcaatctcatccaactttgaccaagtttatataaaaaattatagacattcacataacaacaccaatatcattagattcatcttggaatatattttcatattatatttattagatattatagatgctaataatttctaatataaatttggtcaaacttagcaaagtttGATTTTCGGCAAAAccaatgtgcagagtaaaaaggactgAAGGGAGTATTGAATAAATATAGTGcagagggggggggggcaatgcCCCCTGCCTATCCATTTATTAGTGTTGATGTTAGGTTCTAAAATTATATTTATATAATTTATTTGCCCCTTATTTGAGATGGACCATGGCCTGTCAAGAGGAGCCCGCCGCACCATTTGTCGCTGGATGGCGGCAGCTTGATCACTCTCTTCCTCGAGCCAAGCATCCACATCGCGAGGGTGACGCTGCACGCCTGGACGGCGCAGGAGATCAGGGCCACGAAGCAGGAAAGGTACATCGCGTTGTAGTCGTCCATGCCAGCGACGCACAAGACCAGCAGAACGTAGGTTGACCGCCACGGCAGGTGCGTGATCCCGACCCTGCAGACCACGAGGCCTCCGAAGAAGGCCACCAGCCAAATCACCTGGCTCCCCACTGCAAGAAAGCTCCTTGAGATCAAACAAATTCCAGTGATTAGGAGATCAAACAACTCATCATATATTGCATTTAATAATAATTGAACATATGCAGTTCAAACAAAAGTAAAATTGGAAGAGGAACGACAACCAGTCAAAAAGGGACTAATCATCTTACGTAGACGTGTTTGGTTCATCAGATGTAATGTAAACATAAATTTCATGGAGTAACACTGTTATTGTAAAAAGAGAAGTCCATATTACAACCTCGAACTATCACCCAAGTCTAATAAACAACCCTAAACGATGGAATCATCTATCTTACAACTCTGAACTATCGAAACCAAACAAGAAACAACTCTGAATTGATTTTTTATTGGTTTTTGACTAGTCAACGGTCCGGTGGCAACTATCGCATTCTGCAGGTTCTTTTTTCTACAACGGGGGCAGATCAAACATAGAGACCGCAATAGTTGGTTGTCTAGGTAATCATTCAACTATCAATAATACACACCTATGAACAGTTACATGGAGTTTTACATAACTTTCCTTCACGcattccccccccccctcttgAATTTAAGTGGGGGTGGGCCCCTCCTTTCCCCTACTTCCAATTACAGATTGCCAAGTAGCTAATTACGTAAAACTGAACATAACTCTATGTATGTGTACCATTGCTTCGAAAGACTGAGTTGGCATATCATCCTGAAATTTATGAAGTCATCGTAGGCACCTCGTCATCGACGGGAAAGTTtcctcccactgaatgcgcaccgccggaaatcctgaaataaatccaggaataaatgcgagcaccaggacttgaatcctggtgggctggggataccacagtccctctaaccatccaaccatagATTGGTTCGCTCCAGTGGAGTTTGGATTGAAAGGCTAAAATCCATTTCTTGTCTGTCTCAGGCTCATGCCAGTTCATTGTTTTTAGAGGTACTCGTGTCAGTTCATATGTGAGCTATATCAGCCCAGCCCTAGAAGAAAATTGGGCCCAAAGGCATGCTTTTGAAACATTTTAGAGTTTTTTCAAACAAAAAAACAGGATTTTCCCTATTTGGCACTTAAGGCGCCGGTCACTACTGTTCATTACTAGTGTTGGGAGCTGCTAAGTATCGCTCGCAGTGTCAGTCGTGTCGCTGATGCCGCCTGCGCTACATGGTCCTAGCCCAGCGAGCACAGTCAGAGCTAGGGACAAAAGCTCATGCCTATTTTATTTTTGGGGTTTTTATTACGTTTTTATTTTTGTCTGTTTAATTTCAAGTTGAAAAAATACACaaatcaaaaaatgttcatgagcttgaaaaaattttaaaaaaattataaagtgttcatgaatttaaaaaatgttcacgcATCCAAGAAATGCTCACAAATTTGAAAAGGTTCACAAATATAAAAAATGTTCAATAAATCAAAGCAATGTTCGTGAATTTGAAAAGTGTTCATGAATTTCAGAAAAAATCTTGAATTTCCAAGATTTCACGAATTTATAAAATATTCATGGATTTGAAAATCATTACAAGTTTATAAAATTTTCATTAattttaaaataaaaatgaaaaaacTA
The window above is part of the Triticum urartu cultivar G1812 unplaced genomic scaffold, Tu2.1 TuUngrouped_contig_1676, whole genome shotgun sequence genome. Proteins encoded here:
- the LOC125526753 gene encoding UDP-glycosyltransferase 83A1-like; protein product: MAASATQPRVMVLPFPAQGHVIPLMELSRKLAGHGLAVDFVNTEFNHDLVMEAMAEKGAIPDGIHMLTVPDGLGPGDDHADIGKFVKDLPAAMSGRLEEMIRSRKIRWVIADVSMSWALEVATKAGARVASFSTYSAAVFALRINLPKLIEDGVLDENGNVKGQGKIQMVPPIDASEIPWVSLASTSAPERRRNNIQNVLKTNMSMPLAEVVICNTSMELEPDALALLPNALPLGPLVAPTSRPAGHFLPEDLASLTWLDAQPAGSVVYVAFGSSGFLDATQFQELADGLALSGRPFLWVVRPKFTTGPGQDRFDLNAFKRRVEGQGLVVGWAPQQRVLSHPAVACFVSHCGWNSTVEGVLHGVSFLCWPYFADQFCNQSYVCNVWGTGAKLRRDERGVVSKEEVQSKVARLLGDGEVKARAATWKEVACGSIREGGSSHGNLLKLVSLLRQQ